One region of Quercus lobata isolate SW786 chromosome 2, ValleyOak3.0 Primary Assembly, whole genome shotgun sequence genomic DNA includes:
- the LOC115960257 gene encoding uncharacterized protein LOC115960257: MASSSKAVTATQENPKCLNYKQGVTNTEWTENEDSILEKGLVRYASLPKLKQYAKIQELLPRKTVRDVAFRCQSKNKMKKAIVSASTTSWPKSLVTKADQDKLSCNKIGGLAGKLLEENMKGFMQISKNMEPSKVQDNIKIFAKIRDNILIVSNKLSVMPEGIRNMPSLTEKMNEELVNVILPRCNFWIEV; the protein is encoded by the coding sequence ATGGCTTCTTCCTCCAAAGCAGTAACTGCGACCCAGGAGAACCCGAAGTGCTTGAATTACAAGCAAGGCGTGACAAATACAGAGTGGACTGAAAATGAGGATTCAATCCTTGAAAAAGGGCTTGTAAGGTACGCTTCTTTGCCCAAGTTAAAGCAATATGCAAAGATTCAAGAGCTATTACCAAGGAAGACAGTACGAGATGTGGCTTTTCGATGCCAATCGAAGAATAAGATGAAGAAGGCCATTGTTTCTGCTTCAACAACAAGCTGGCCCAAAAGTCTTGTGACTAAGGCTGATCAGGATAAGCTCTCGTGTAACAAAATTGGTGGTCTTGCTGGAAAGCTTTTGGAGGAAAACATGAAGGGCTTCATGCAGATCTCCAAAAATATGGAGCCTAGTAAAGTCCAAGACAACATCAAAATATTTGCAAAAATTCGTGACAACATTCTCATCGTGTCCAACAAATTAAGTGTCATGCCAGAAGGAATAAGAAATATGCCATCTCTTACTGAGAAGATGAACGAAGAGCTTGTGAATGTCATCCTTCCCCGCTGCAACTTTTGGATTGAAGTGTGA